From the genome of Fusarium fujikuroi IMI 58289 draft genome, chromosome FFUJ_chr06:
TCTTTTTTAGAATCCACTGCACGGTTTTGTGGTAGGACTGGTCGCTATTGCAGGTGTCTGCAACAACTTGGAGTTCCTCTCGCTTCAATCCCCAAACAGCTTTGATCCTGGGCAGCTCCCAGTTGATTCTGTTTCCAGTGTTGGTgatttcatcttctctctcttcggGGTCATCGCAATCCCTGGGCAGAGTGCTCTTAAGTTTTGAGAGGCGTTTCATGTCTTTCAGAAGATTCTTGATTGATTGTTCGATGTCAGCTTTGTCGCACAAGGTGACCTTGGCACGGAATTCGGACCCGGGTTTGTCATCCCAGTTCCAGGAAGCTTTCCCAACGACTGCAGTCGCTGCTCCCTGTTGTCCTGATGGGAACAGTTCGGAAAGCCCTACAAGTGCAGCGAGAAACGACGATTTGCCAGCACCGGTAGGCCCTTCGACACCGACGAGAATCTCGTGTTTGTGGTGTCTGTCGCGAAGATTATCTAAATACGGTGGTTAGTCGGCCGAGTTTGAACATAACGGGCATCTTCAATTACAAAAAATACTTACTGAGTTCTTCTATCCACTGTTTGAACATCTTTCGTTCAATCGCCAGGGAGCCTGTAGAGATAGCGTCCTTCTTGGACTTCCCAAGAGCTGATTCCAAGACATGTTGGATTTGTAGGCAGTTCTCTTCGGCTTGTTCAACAGCCACTTCTTTAATGTTGAGTCGCATGGACTCGTTCATGTCCTGACAAGTTGCCCAAAGGAACTTGGCTGGAGTAGGCTGTACTTTGTGCAATTCATCTGTCTGGCGCTTCGCGGGAGCGATGTTGGATATCGGCGAGACTCCTGGAGGCCGCTCACGCTTGATAGCGCTCGGGGGCAAGTCACTTGCCATGGCTAGAGCAGAATAGAAGAGCTTAGAATCTGGCAATAGGTAAGTCAGCATACGAAATCAAAGCGACCGACACCAAATCGAACCATAGAAATCGTCAAATGTCTCCACTGAATGATGGGAATGACAATATGCTCAGGAGTTAAGAAAGCAACACAGGGAGAATCTGTCACCGAAGACAAGATCGGGATGAAGTGCCAAGGgggggagatggagagaggtGAGACAAGATGATACGAAAGGAAAGACGCCAAGGATCTCTGGGAGTCGGGCAGTATAGGATGAGATTTCACTGGAGAAATGAACTCGGCGTTGAGCTGGAAAAGTACGAGAGATGAAAACTCGTGATCCACCTACCAGGGACTCTGAATGCGCGACTCTtctcttgaggttgagtAATAGTGTTAGTGTTGTGAGGATGTAATGGCCAAAGGTGAGGACCTTCTGTGGTGGTACTCTGAAGTTAGGAGATGGGTTGATGAAAGGTGAAATGCGGAGGAGAAGTGGGTTGATGTGGAAAAAGCGAGAGAGGTGGCAGGAGGGCATGAATCATAAACGAACACTGCCTAAATGCGCTACTTAACGCGTTTCATTCACtgcttttacttttataatacaTGAACAAAGAGTTAAGCATGGCCTATAAAAGAACCTTCCCATACTGCTGGTATTTGCAAGTTTCAGCCACCACTGATACCACTTGCCCCCCTTCAAACAATAATTCAGCTACTTGAACTTATATTGAGGTAGAAAGATCAGAGATTAATGAAATACAAACGACTCTGTTGAAGTTACTGATATAATTGATCGTTAGCACGGGTACCTGCTTCTAAACCTTAGGTTTACCAACGGCATATGCAGCCAGGCGATAGGTTAATTGACGGCCACGTCGTAGCCTGAGATTAGGACTGTGAGAAAATGGACACCCGTAGCAAGTCATATCATTGCTTAAATCACTTCAGGCACATCGCTTGTTCTCAAAGGCCATGGTGATGCACCATAAGAAGGACATGCAAAGCCAGGTCGTTGCTGGCTGTTTCCGATCTAAGGCTTGATTCTGAGGTAAACTCTTCTCATATACTGTATAAAGAAAAGATGCTATCCATTCAACACCCCCGTGTAACCATTGTTCCTTTGACAACGACTTCACTCCTACCATAGCTTATTGTTCCAAACAAAAAGGTGCAAACACCAAAAGATACACATACAACACCAGgtattcgctggtcgtcaccgacccaactactaatccggCGCTTCGCGGCTTGACTCTGGGGGAGCGAACGGGACCCCGTATTTTCCACGAGCTGTGGTCGTATGTGCCCAGCGACTCACGATGTCCAGGCCAAAAATCCATGGTGTTGTGGCTGAGGTGGGCTCGCTTATCCGACCCACCCAATTCCTGGCCCAATCTCCACCCGACAAACTACAACGTCGGTTACTCGCCCTTCACTTCATGCACGTCACCATAACAGTCTGCGCGCACACTGTAATCTGTGTTTCTGCCGATATACTGACCTCAGGCTTCCTGGCGTCACCAGACACTTAAGATTTGCCTTGCGTCGTTAGAAACAACCGTTTCTTGATATGTGTCTTTGAAGTCAGCTTATTAAAAGGCTTCGGATTGTTGTAAGACGCGAATGTGTTATTGAAACAAACCATATGCAGTACAGCTCAGTGAGGGGGTGGAAATCGACGTCCGCTTTTCTTCAAAGAGCAGTTCGGGTCATATTCTCAATGCCTTGTCCAGATTGTCACCCATCAACGACGTCTAAAGCCCGCTCTTTTCCGCTCCAGCATAAAGGACACTTCATGAATGGTTGCCCTTATGCCTTACGGATATCGCTCCGCCACAGAATATCGTTTCGACGAAGACCAGGTTGATGCCATTATTCGCACTGCCGCCTACCACCGCAAAGACTTTTGTCTCTCTGTGATCTGGTTCTCGCCAGCTAAACATGTTAATATTCGTCAGTCAATAGCGACACCCTTCCAGCAGACTTCGAGTGCCGGACTCGGATCCCTCGATCGACTACCACTGGAGCTCCTCCATGATACGTTGTTGCGCCTTGATGTGTATTCTCTGTTCAAGTTTCGACAAACGAATCGCCGATCGCGAGAGGCAGTAGACTCCCTCAAGCAGTACCAGATGATAGTCTTGCATGGACTGAACCTTTTCTGCGCTTTGTTACGAACACGACTGGCTGTTGGCATTTCTCTACTCGACTTTTACAATGCCCTATGTCTCAAGTCTTGTAGTCTTTGCGGGGAGTTTGGCGGGTTTATGTCTCTCCTAACATGGAAGCGATGCTGTTTCAAATGCCTAAAGGAGGCTCCCGAGACTCAAGTGCAAACTCTTTCCGCAGCCCGAAAGGAATTCCACTTGACAAAGGTTGATTTGAGCCAACTGAAGTCATTCAAAATCTTGTCCGGCATATTCGATGGAGGAATCTGTACGTAAATTCCGTATTACGATCGTGTCACTTCATCAGGCTGGTTTGATTTCTAGCCGGGAACCCCAAACAACGGGTCAAGTCTACGCAACGAGCTCAGAGCGACGTAGAAAATTCAACTTCATGGGATCATGCGCACTTCCTTACTATGAGAAAGTAAGTGGCAATGCCGAACACGGAATCTCGTGTGCCGGTTGTCAACTTGCTCTCGAAAAAGATATCATTGGCAGCAAGGGCGAGAAATGGGCATCCGAGTCTCGGGATAAAGTATATGCACGAGATGGCTTTTTGGAACATTTTAAATGGTGTGAACAGGCACAGCTGCTGTGGGAATCGAGTTGCGAAGGCAACAGAAGGCCAGCTGAGCTACCAGAGGGTGCTCGGAGAGGCGGCTACTTTAGTGAGAGTGTATAAGGGATATGACACAGTAGTTAGCCAAATTGGTCCATTCTTTGATAGTCGGGTGGTATTTGATATTATTATGTTGGCGCACTGGGAACTAGATTAAATACATCTTCCATTCGCAACCACACGTATAATTGATAAACTTGGGCTTGCTCAATTTGTGGCGGTAATATAGAGATCAAAGCTAAAGGTTGCTTCACCAACTGCTTCTCTGTGCTACAGAACCCTCTTCAGAATCCAACTTTGGAGCTAATTTGTCTCCAGGATTGTTCTTTACAGGTAAAGATCCCTCAGGTGCTGGCTTTTCATCTGCCCACAAAGGCTGATCGTCAAAGCTaaacttgaggatctctGGACGTTGATAATGACCAACAGCATCCACCCAAACCTTGACCTGCCCAAGCTGCGACAGGTCcacctcagccttgacaagcttctcTTCAGCACCAGTATGCGGCCCAGCAAGAAATGAACAAAACGGGTGGATAACAGCGGACCATCCTCCGCCCGCCTTGACAAACTCCTGCTTGCCTAGATTCTTCTCCATCCACTCAAGACAAGTATCATCAACATAGTTAGACGCTGTGATGACAAAGGCTTGAGCAGTGAGGGCATGCGCCTTCATCAAAGCCTCGATCTGAGAATCAGCCACGGCTTCGAAGCCAGCCATGGTCGATAAGGCAGGCCAGGCACCAGCGTGAatatgttgatgctgagtaATGAGCGCTTGGCGTGCCCCATTCATGGTATGCTCCCAACAGCAAAGGCCACCGAGGTTGAAAGGCCGTCCCGAAGCTGTGAGCTTGTACGTTCGTAGAGTATGACCGCCGCCCTGCGCCCAGACAGAGCGTTCAACATATGTTGGCTGCAGCTTGCGGTGCACACCCAACAAGGTCCCATCTGCGTCGATATTGACTTGGGAATTGAAGAGTGTGTAACCTTGAGCTATGCGCTCTGAAATACCGAGGCTGATGGCTACACCAGTGCGACGGCAGGCAGCCGAGATGCGTGCGATTTCGTCGCCGTCTTGGACCACGACACTCTCCTCGGCATATTTGGCGAGGGCTCCAACTTGTTGGAGGGGCGGGTAGCATTCAATCCAATACTTTGCCATGTTAGTTATGACATTTCAGCACCGGGGGCGAATCATAGAGCAGGTACCGGATATCCAGGAATAAACGTCTCGGGAAAGACTAGAAGCTCGATGTTCTCCTTACCTGCTTGCTCGATCAAACCGATAACCTTGTCAGTAGTAGCGGCCTTATTCATAAACACGGGCGCAGCGTGTACCGCTGCGACGACGACTTTGTAATCCATGGAGGGCCAGGGACTTGATAAGCGATCAAATCACCAACGATGCAGAGCAAGGCAGACTGTGAGTAAATTCGTCGGGAGAAATAATCAAATCAGGATAAAATCCCAGAATTCAGTATAGCTATGAAATGGCAACGAGGGGTCATAGGATATTCACGGGATATTTCCGCGTTGCTAGCCAGTGAAGTGCTTCTTGGCTGACCCATGAACGTATGATATGCGACAGGGGTATGCAACGACTGGGTTGCAAGTGTTTGAACCCCACGTTCTGGGAATACCATTTTAATCAAGCCTGTTAAtacggaaggccaaatcgacatctataCTAAAATTCATCTCTTAGTAGGCCGACCTTATACCATATGgtgctatagttaatattccttataatttaatataaatagggTAAATATAggtctaactaattatagcctcttGCTTAagagggttatatagctttatataactttataatagttattattaatcttaagtttagctttatttttattccctaaatctattatattttataaggtaagaaatccctacttttagtatattatatctatctataattacCCTCTATaatctaatatatattttattaaatttatatattttaaagctttatttttattttactttaaagtaatttaaagtatatttcccctttaattttatacctaAAGCTAGACTATTAAGATGCTAGgctttagtctatattaacCCTttccttaccttacctttatacccttttatgcctttatattatattaattaaggttatataattaaaggctttatttttatatctcttttattttttattctttatattttagtatattatataagtaacttaaagctaatatctaattaaaggatctatttagatattataaaaacctatataattctataatattatgcctttttataaaactgTAAAGGCTAAAAGGGAGTGCTTAgcctataaagctaaagaagcctattttataaaggaggttaaagctaagtatattactataaaggaggctaaagttaagtatattactattaagaaggctaaagctaattatattattattaagaaggctaaagagaaatatattacctttaagaagaagcttaaagctaactgtattactacttaaaagaaaaaggctaaagaagcctatattactgctaagaaatttaaagtaaaatatattaaattaaagtagtattataataagcttatagaaatacttacttatattaaaaaggaaatagataataaagctcttaaagaggattatattattaaaaagaaataacttaaatattaactatatatctttaaatataataataataaagactataaagctataaagaaagctttataatataactttagtaattatacttttaagtatttagttaAGGAGGTTAATAGGATTCctacctttacctttaactataaggctaaatgcccTTTTataaacctatagttaactatttagatatatataaatatattaaagaattatttctataaaggccttatatatataaagtttaataagaataaagtaagatatttaattactttctattttatattatattatactaatttatatagctttttaaagagcttaacttactctttttatataaaaagaaaggtaagaaccttaaagttaagtatatacttaaattcttattgcagaatattaatattatactttactatctatatagatttataatacttaaattacttttatgcaataagtatatatttagtaatagtacTCTTacctattactatattatagctctatttaaAGGCTGTATTAATTGCCTTTAAAACTATTTAGGACTAAACTGCAGTTATATTAAgggtatatacttatagtgccttatatatctctatactgacttatttaatagtaactccTAAGAAgcataaggctatatttaatactatctttattattagtaatagtagtagctctttatttaatagtaaagaggaccttatagatatattaaaggactttaTTAAGAAGGAGTGTTATAGacttttttaattcttttataaggttactaactataaaaagaaaaagaaaaagtctaaaggtaaagataagtttaaatttaaaaaggcaaaaggcagtaaataaggtattttaattttatatataactatttaaaacaGTATTAACTTCTTCTAGCtacctataattagtttttaggtctttatttttataagaatatagcttataggttataaattataactaatattataggtatataaagcaCTATAAAGTATTACAGGCTactatagataactatagggtatataaagtattataatacctaatagtaaaagtttaatatttttattaacttactttattaattaattatatccttaaattatatctataataaatatatatatagatcttatagtaccttatagcaccttatagtaccttatagtttcttattataagtaattttaaatatttttcttagtattactagctatagttagtatagtatatttatatactgtattttaaggctatatactatagtataaggctatatattattctttatagttttatcttaagccctttaatataaatttatttttttatattatattaatctttcttttaaccttataataagctctaaaGGGCGCCTCTCTATTAACCTCAATGCTTTctgtatttaaattaaataataaaagtattataactaaatgactgtagataatattatatagcgTATTTTAATTgaatttaatatttctaccttttatagagtattatattaatatctttagacttagcaattagattaaataatatttaatataatttaagcctaaatagaaaatattaaggtattataaaattatattaaagagcttttctttaaaaatattcttaaggataaaaatatccttttttagttataaaaagaaggctttatagtaactaataggaggctaattaaaatataataaagccttagccttttatagtattagaCCTCtaagcagaaagagaagtaacttattaaattgtactatttctttaagaataatgccttattaaatactaaattatagttatttagttagatatatctctatatctatatttagtaaaaatagctatccttaagttaataggcactatataaagcattttatgactttatgcctataaatataactaattaatagaatataatataatactattaaactagATAGATAGTACCTAGGcctaattttatttagttaattaatgcttataataagttaaaggtataagggattaaaatatatatattaattaatatatacttatagtatattatatagctatatattaatatattagctaatatattataaagtgtacttaagtaatacctttatattctaaagaattaagagagtatatctcttattatctaattagattatagtaataagacttttataatagctagggcttatttttaccttttataagcGCAAAGctccctataggctattatagcttagtagatataattctataattattagatatataataaaaatatatataataaaaagattaagagTTAGTGGTACTGACTTAGTGATAGTTAAGTAAGGTATTAgcgtatatatatactaactgcttatagaagtattttagaagaattatagctaataggcatttctctgctaattctattttagaTTAAAttgctattttatatctttttatactaattatatatatagaactctctgaatttatatataacatATACAATAAGCAAGCAGCACAGACAAGCAAGCAGcataaaaatcccttaccttatattaacaCTATTTAATCAATTAATTCTCAATTAAATAACATATCttaatctattattaaggcttatataaatcttatatttCAGGCCTATTAAGaagacctaaaattaagtctataataagctgcatttctttataatatcccCTTCTATATACTCTATTACTAATCTTAGGGTTATTAGGCTTgcattaattatatccttaataattaaaaattaagtaattagaAGAAATAGGttatagttaagtatatcctaaacctaaatttataaggatttccctctTAGTATTATAACgttaaggaaatagtaaattaactgCTTATTAAATGCaatatattactagttagtaagtattaggctattaattttattaagtagtaattatagcttaaaatacattttttttataaatataactattaaaaagcttaatataaaaatctaactactatttataattagtttaggcttatatagaatataattataaagtatagtatttaattaaataatatttaaaactttaataagattggctttataataggtataatattaagcagtatagtaattattagcttaaaaaggcataaaaacctaaaattagTCTAGCCTAGAAATTAGAAATAGGTTACtgtaatttaagtaattaatatagaaggttaagtaattaatctatatttagTAGTTacaggctaatattaccttattaactggtattaaaatagtaacctCCTAAGCACTTAAGTTATtgctataatactaaatagctagatagataataaaataggcctTAATTGgctaaagtactttaattaatatataactaactaattaattaatgcctattatcttttaatccttaatagctataaaagttattaatctattaatttctagctatattataaggttaataatattattatattttatatacctttttattctttatacttaCTATAGCCACTTAATGTTAGGTGCTTTAAGCTGCTAAAAAAGGCatatagttaagaaataaagtaattaattaaatagtctataatctatatttttaagattaagttcttCCTGGCCTTttatactgccttttaaaagactataattaaattaaatattaagggGGATTTTAGAGAAACTaaatttacttcttttaaccttaaagttataatcttaaagcttaatatatagctatagactttaatgcctattaaAGAGGTAGcctaataagcttaagcttaaactttaaggaccttaataatagtccttaaggccagattatagtttaaatacctttaaggctaaattaaaagatattataatagctccctaaagttaatccttaaagctctttagtcttttataaaggcagttataagaaatatatagaaaattgccttattaaaagctaaatgctaagagctttataaggtaaataatatatttagctagcagtataaggcaaaaaggatatacctataaaataaagggagcttaattatataaaaaggttaggatttaattaattaaatagatataagtatataaatattggctaaattattaagaagtagtggttaaaaaagattaattaggctaggtatttagtaatatagtatatataataagactaggtataatataaggaccTATTAGGTAGTTctaaaggtatttagtaataattatagtaattaattttaattaattaaatagtttattgtatttttattataatttatcttaagaaggttaagatttttatgCCGCTTGCTTATTTATGCCACTTGCTTATTGcatatattatatagaatttatattatatttataaatagcataataggctatatattctttttagttagccttaagtcttatattattagctagaGATTTGCAAAATAAGgagttatacttatttaatactatttaattaattatagcctcttaaggagctttttaaatataataatattaatcttaatatatatttaccttaagatataattatagtatataaaaagattcttaaagggCAGATCTTTCTTTAAGATATCCCTAAGAACCtaaagctctctatatacttatatctataggcATAAttagaagtatatatacttagcgAGAAATAGTAATGCATGAGAATCCTGACTAGcgggataatagttaatccagGCCTTAGTGTTATCCTAATAACACTATAgcctacctttaaataaacctgcatacctctttaaatactatcaccttataactaaaggtaatttagtattaaatagtagtagttataaaagatctcTAGTaactaactatctataattagcactttaactactattaataacctcTAAGCCCGCTAAATGCATTTCTAATGTCTTTAGCACTACTAAATTTACcacttaataaccttaattactattatctatataagcgCTATTAAAGATATcactaaaagtatatattatgcctaaaaattaataattatttaattaacttaaaagtccTAATTAGGAAGTTATTATtacatacatatatatataatcccTAATCCCTAATCcctaccttatataattatattataaaaaagcaaaaattacaaaaaataatatcttttattaaatttaaacctataacttttagcTTTTCTAGCATTTacttaaaaaagtataatctaccttatataattattagtatatataacctataattatctctattaatacactctcttataaagttaacctatttatataataaccttacttttctttaaaataattagccttttctATTCCAgattactaatattataaaaaaaaggccccCTAGCTGCATTTACTTAGGTCTACTACTTAATTACAGAAAAtctctataaaatactaagtaaaataaatctattaactatttaatatttataggtaAGACCCTTTAAGtagtatactaaaataaaacCAAGGCCAggagatataaaatagcttaaataagcagtatagtatttagtataggGCAGTAAccccttatagttattaaatagaaaagagCTACTATCCTATTAGACTActatcttttagtatattatatttctatattacttaaagtaattaatataactataggttatatatcttttaatataattactatatacccttaattaatatattatttagtattgcctttttatagctctatatacttaagtctttttaaaggctattataactgcatttttactataatagcttaatctaattatagtaataatcttaataacCCTATAGGCTAAGGATATAATGTAATAATAAActcttaactataataataaaaggagtattttaataactttaaggataattaacgttataatatattacctttattcttattataataaccttaagggtaTAGTAATACTTAACctgcttataataataagtttagtaataataataaagatagatttaaagctctataattataataatataaataataattaatcctctataatctttataaagtaaaagaagatattatttaataaattaaataatattaaagaattcTAGTATAAAGAGTATacttctattaaataataaaaaagtattactatattaaggtagCTAAtacctttactatttaaaacttaaatactataaatataatatattaaatactatcttaataaatctttaaatcgttaatagctaatagactggtagtattaccttaagcttatatctcttattttaagtattttttataatagcaagaagaatatattaaggtatataaattatattaatttaataattaaaattaagcaaaactaattataatataataactaaataatatactttttactcTAGCTTTTATGCTATAAGTTCCTAttccttaagataatatattaaaaggatttaataataatagcacCTCTTAATGACATTAAGGAGCGATAGTAAATACTACCTAATTTACAGgcaatttaagtaaaaaaatctaaaaggagatacttaatatctttaatctaAATAATctaaataataaggataaTTAAGGACTTATTACTATCTCCTTAGgtaaaactatttatatagatatctttatattctataagtaccttttagtatttaagcgatttagtaaatatagtcTTACagattactatattaagatactgTTTAGTAAAGTAAGTGCTTAGCTTATATCTAAGTTAAATAGtcctagttataattaacttcTTAACCTtcctattattaagtttagttATAAGCTTACTAAACAgtttaagtatttagatatagatattttaaataaactttactCCTTATACTATACTCCTaaagttactatatataagattataCTTACctaatagacttaataaaaggccagtcttattaagtagattaaatatatataaaatagtactattattataatactatttaataaaattaatattaaaatttaataatttcttatatattttagtaaaaatacattactaataagctttattaaacaGTATAAGTAGCgctaaactataattaaataattctattgctttaataattaaaaagatagaaataattaataatataaatctagctattctttaagctataataaaggaagttaatctaattaatacttttataataagtcctttaacttataataatgtaataactataattaattaaaataaaataattaatactaaagtaatagactattgcagttatatataaatgccagaaagagtaataataaatatagtaagcgctattataatagcaat
Proteins encoded in this window:
- a CDS encoding related to nitrilase, translated to MDYKVVVAAVHAAPVFMNKAATTDKVIGLIEQAGKENIELLVFPETFIPGYPYWIECYPPLQQVGALAKYAEESVVVQDGDEIARISAACRRTGVAISLGISERIAQGYTLFNSQVNIDADGTLLGVHRKLQPTYVERSVWAQGGGHTLRTYKLTASGRPFNLGGLCCWEHTMNGARQALITQHQHIHAGAWPALSTMAGFEAVADSQIEALMKAHALTAQAFVITASNYVDDTCLEWMEKNLGKQEFVKAGGGWSAVIHPFCSFLAGPHTGAEEKLVKAEVDLSQLGQVKVWVDAVGHYQRPEILKFSFDDQPLWADEKPAPEGSLPVKNNPGDKLAPKLDSEEGSVAQRSSW